From Spirochaetaceae bacterium, a single genomic window includes:
- a CDS encoding aldo/keto reductase: MIQADLPDVPRRVLGKTGLSIPVIPFGTQGFGNHFGFVADEDAVALVKHAVALGVNHFDCARCYGDSLRKLGLALREISRGDVIVTGRLCCHSGASWGGYGDGEPDFSAERVVRDVEDQLALLGTDHFDGMLIHDPPRMEPTLAKDGTLAGLLSLKARGLVRNVGYGMRPHEFHRQAIATGDVDFLLCFSDYHLLRQSAADGVLPAAAAAGVGVMNGWSILRGLLTGGDPAETARLGNYRHEEDIAAARERWQWCRDRGIDLLQLALQFCLREPRIHGNPIGSLNAAQLEQNIRAAATPLDEATWTAYQEAFPDR; the protein is encoded by the coding sequence ATGATCCAAGCTGACCTGCCCGACGTGCCGCGCCGCGTACTCGGCAAGACCGGGCTCTCGATCCCGGTCATACCGTTCGGCACCCAGGGATTCGGCAACCACTTCGGGTTCGTGGCCGACGAGGATGCCGTGGCGCTGGTGAAGCACGCCGTCGCGCTTGGGGTGAACCACTTCGACTGTGCGCGCTGCTACGGCGACTCGCTGCGCAAGCTCGGCCTGGCGCTGCGGGAGATCTCGCGCGGGGACGTGATCGTCACCGGGCGGCTGTGCTGCCACTCAGGAGCGTCGTGGGGCGGCTATGGCGACGGTGAGCCGGATTTCTCGGCCGAGCGCGTGGTGCGCGACGTGGAGGATCAGCTCGCCCTGCTCGGCACCGACCACTTCGACGGCATGCTGATCCACGACCCGCCGCGCATGGAGCCGACGCTGGCCAAGGACGGCACCCTGGCCGGACTGTTGAGCCTCAAGGCGCGCGGCCTGGTACGCAACGTCGGCTACGGCATGCGCCCGCACGAGTTCCACCGGCAGGCGATCGCCACCGGCGACGTCGACTTCCTGCTGTGCTTCAGCGACTACCACCTGCTGCGGCAGAGCGCCGCCGACGGGGTGCTTCCGGCCGCCGCCGCCGCCGGCGTGGGCGTCATGAACGGCTGGTCGATCCTGCGCGGACTGCTGACCGGCGGCGACCCGGCAGAGACTGCGCGGCTCGGTAACTACCGGCACGAAGAGGACATCGCCGCGGCGCGCGAGCGCTGGCAGTGGTGCCGCGACCGCGGCATCGACCTGCTGCAGCTCGCCCTGCAGTTCTGCCTCCGGGAGCCGCGCATCCACGGCAACCCGATCGGCAGCCTCAACGCCGCCCAACTGGAGCAGAACATCCGCGCCGCCGCCACCCCGCTCGACGAG
- a CDS encoding ThuA domain-containing protein: MRTLVLCDDRAHPASLTRGGLAPLAGSGYEFDWIEDPDTWSAEAMRQYRVVVFSKANNRSTTDAAPWAAEQEGSAFADYVAAGNGILFLHSGTALYDDSPSLSRLMGGTFAGHPPQTEVTVEPAGGHPLTAGCTPFSGRDEHYQMAMNDPHVDLFLHTASEHGTQPGGWTRTHGKGRVCVLTPGHNLPIWLQPSYQRLLRNCLAWCAGNPDTGVS, encoded by the coding sequence ATGCGAACGCTGGTACTGTGCGATGACCGCGCCCACCCCGCTTCCCTGACCCGGGGTGGGCTCGCTCCCCTGGCCGGCAGCGGCTACGAATTCGACTGGATCGAGGATCCCGACACCTGGTCAGCCGAGGCGATGCGACAGTACCGCGTGGTGGTGTTCTCCAAGGCGAATAATCGCTCCACCACCGACGCGGCGCCGTGGGCCGCCGAGCAGGAGGGAAGCGCGTTCGCGGATTACGTTGCGGCCGGCAACGGCATCCTGTTTCTGCACTCCGGCACCGCGCTGTACGACGACTCGCCGTCGCTCAGCCGGCTGATGGGCGGCACGTTCGCGGGGCATCCGCCACAGACCGAGGTAACCGTGGAGCCGGCCGGGGGACATCCGCTCACCGCCGGATGCACGCCGTTCTCCGGCCGCGACGAGCACTACCAGATGGCGATGAACGATCCGCACGTGGACCTGTTCCTGCACACGGCCTCGGAGCACGGCACCCAACCGGGCGGCTGGACGCGCACTCATGGCAAGGGCCGCGTGTGCGTACTCACGCCGGGCCACAACCTGCCGATCTGGCTGCAGCCTTCGTACCAGCGGCTGCTGCGCAACTGCCTGGCGTGGTGCGCCGGCAACCCCGATACAGGAGTCTCATGA